From the genome of Salvelinus alpinus chromosome 19, SLU_Salpinus.1, whole genome shotgun sequence, one region includes:
- the LOC139545499 gene encoding E1A-binding protein p400-like isoform X6, whose amino-acid sequence MHHGSGQQHMQRQLQRSKSITGSEAEDQQQQTMAVTQQQATANHPQSPVTTFASAASPSAPKSPNYQIIMSRSPVTGQNMNITLQNVSQMVTGNQQITLTPLPPQNPGSPGFQHTAPQWRFEHAPSSYIKVTSPLPQSMQPQSPTQHNPVPLHRPGAPGTGLSVCGQSPTRFVDTGMLVRQISLGSPSGSGHFVYQEGTGLTQLAPTTAGQVQLQLSSPGAPGSVRERRLSQPHSQTGGTIHHLGPQSPVVSGTALPKLGSPGHITTSNLPPQISSIIQGQLARPMIFEKTLGVVAGVGTAATASFSMPSTIPPSSPSLTNLPQGIPNPPLTPTGMSMGSIKKQIPKKLEEIAPSNPEVAQLRKQCLEHHNKKMEGLKEVFKDYLIELFFLQHLQGNMMDYLAFKKKPCVPLFTYLRQNDLDLEEESEEEEQSEVINDEVKVVTGKDGQAGTPVAIATQLPPNVSAAFSSQQQFQVHLGASGSMTNPGDMDAFKRQQAMAHADQAKRSRIEVGRHGMIFQHPGVLGSPGVPLQQLMPTAQGGMPPNPQSVQIPGQKQNQPLYDPSKGPPVQNAASLHTPPPQLPGRLPQGALPMAGLPMALSQQSQLVESSAQAANLLQAQVKVHGPIMAPVNHHTQLQQQMQSGLHLQMQAQQLQQPQPLLQPGQATVALARPGAESNQPGQRMMINSLSNPSMSPAPLNVPNSLPSPHTIGPLRHPESNITPATQSKLAGPNSTSTIKMGGFGQGSGMQSSEGSSQDKQAEQTKLESQVHQRISELRKEGQWSASRLPKLMESSRPKSHWDYLLEEMQWMAADFAQERRWKMAAAKKLVRTCSRYHDEQKKMEAKFKKEGELRLRHIASTIAREVEFFWSNIEQVVEIKLQFEIYEKRLKMLSLQRASSKGQDVKPTQSTADKAEKDEPTMSSRKRRSSTSLAEEVQDEESTIEEQEAMEVTADQRAELADLAKDAEMPLGALVKQYAGAYTDNFDWPQSAPPSDEEDRDETEDMESSLDSPSEAVVIDSLLSVDQYRGSDKACPPGTDGKPKKDIAEVAAATELILPKGSARTTSSVRSQAPFLLHGSLREYQQIGVDWLASLHKKHLNGILADETALGKTVQIVAYLAHLACQEGIWGPHLVVVRTCKMLSWEMEFKRWCPGLKILLYLGNKHECRAKRRWWAEANSFHVCVTSYKLLLKDQSHFLRRSWKHLVLDEVQLIKNMSEKHWETIFALKSQQRILLINTPLHNTLKELWTMIHFLLPGITRPYTDFPVKPGTDQNQDYCHKLVIRLHRMIQPFILRRCKRDVEKQLPKKYEHILKCRLSSRQRSMYEDILTQPGAQEALKPGHFVSVLQVLLQLQRICNHPDLVNIRETSSSYVCSSLQYNTPSLVLGALQEDQRTSLDRSLFDLVSNENRLTRYETEEVLPKLKVTRQLIEEIHSAPDPPARPKPCKIKPMRLFQPVQYGTKPEGRLVPMTSTVGQQRPPATTTPDTSTAPQSAQTRGKSPVTTTTTTQGGDVVKIAQLASIAGSQNRISQPETPVTLQFQGNKFTLSPSQLRQLTTGQPLQLQGTLGNILQIVSAPGQQILRPQGSMLMQTVPQAVPVSNSSSTPGTLSPATPTHQVSATGVSVKPAPAAPIAPQESSEERSHLLKERLNRLFSSNERRYGRSVLYGADLLQACSVTPGAPHSALSPRGWRWVGRDSCLRAQRTPVATTTHLQSALLSSTHRQDAGSHLVSRLSCVVPVAVAPPPHLYAANPPAPYSLEQKSISRRLQEAAAPHSTDIHRLASGHQLQFPDLQLMQMDSGKLEALAILLQKLRSENHRVLIFTQMVKMLDILEAFLDHRQLTYIRVDESLTTEERQEHMKTFNRNRQVFCSILTNRCCSAVGTVFDADTIIFYDTDLNPSMDARTQEWCDKIGRFKDIHIYRLESANSIEEKLLKNGTKDLIREVAAQGTDYTLAFLTQRTIQDLFEVEAGSGEKVEEFVVLHQEPSPSEAISPRVARPYIQALHSISLDAPPPEWQEEEGQEEYLEKETQVKEEPSQLEELSAVMDQLTPIEKYALQYLEYLHVSEDEHVAKERLLCAKRSWEMQHLQKLKAEDSERMIIEDEENLFTYTREDAYNMEYVFDGEDGQTEIMPLWTPPTPPQDDNDIYIDSVICLMYDSAPMPESKLPPVYIRKEHKRLKMDPSAGRKKKKGHGETVIPPRSLFEKASMLKVRREGKDQKKNFSLKQQAPFAKPLPSLVKPAMEAGQDNPEWLISEDWALLQALKQLLELPLNLTIMSPAHTPNWDLVSDVVNSCSRIYRSPKQCRNRYENVIIPREEGKLVYEANPKKKTKSIYKSKNSRPLRTCQIYTQDGNATHIQLYNSRFELMKIIANKRSPPIKPLLGMNPFQKNPKHASVLAESGIGYDKPLPPIQVASQRAERIAKEKKALAEQQRTQQLAQQAGAPQAVAGAAQPQAGAPAVGQAQAPGVPQAPAATGATAVPNTTVLAGAIKNAAGGTTIQTGTVAGNVIVNTVAGMPPSPFQANKRLASPGQVIPGTLSPAGAAAAQVVHSQQRAVPAAATPGEVIAIATGQGVRAVTPVTASAVVSTTLTPVQSQTRSLVTQVTPATGMQLPQGKPITQAHLHMLRQQQLQQQQQQASSPQGIKVVGKPQELLKMHKQKMQMSQQQVAVAAAQGQQQAGQQASQVQLANLQAAQANPQLAAVAAAPRAGAVLAGSTVANLQLARLTRVPTQGQIQAQPGQTSQVTLTKPPVVSVPAMVSSAGVTTLPVSVAGISVAIGQAQKTGGPVLPPPFPQMQVQQLLQMKKQQAAVQAAAAQQKAVEPQQGPATVQQKLGTQQVTVQGPQATQQQKVTYAATTQLQPGIKTQFFTTSIAQAGKPTGAQQIQVAKLPQIVQGQSNVANIQQIVSSPQQIHPQTVPLTQTASSAQPQPQMIPSGTSQVVQQKLLQQQVVTAVASPQIQTTSPHSPAQQAQAPAAAESPVLQQPAKGQARGGAMRGKNQAKPSGGSS is encoded by the exons ATGCACCATGGGAGTGGACAACAGCATATGCAACGGCAACTTCAGAGATCCAAGTCCATCACGGGATCTGAAGCAGAAGACCAGCAGCAGCAGACCATGGCTGTTACTCAACAGCAGGCAACAGCCAACCACCCACAATCACCTGTGACCACGTTTGCATCTGCAGCTAGCCCTTCAGCCCCCAAGTCACCCAACTACCAGATAATCATGAGCCGCAGCCCTGTCACAGGCCAGAACATGAACATCACCTTACAAAATGTCAGTCAAATGGTGACGGGCAACCAACAGATCACCCTCACCCCGCTCCCCCCCCAGAACCCAGGCTCTCCCGGCTTCCAGCACACAGCTCCGCAATGGAGGTTTGAGCATGCCCCGTCCTCCTATATCAAGGTCACCTCACCTCTGCCCCAATCCATGCAGCCCCAAAGTCCCACCCAGCACAACCCAGTACCCCTCCATCGACCTGGGGCACCCGGAACAGGACTGAGTGTGTGTGGACAGAGCCCAACACGTTTTGTTGATACTGGCATGCTTGTGAGACAAATCAGTCTTGGCAGCCCATCTGGAAGTGGGCACTTTGTTTACCAAGAGGGGACAGGGTTGACACAGCTGGCTCCAACCACAGCTGGGCAGGTGCAGTTGCAGCTGTCCTCCCCAGGGGCACCAGGCTCTGTGCGGGAACGCAGGCTGTCACAGCCCCATTCACAGACTGGAGGCACCATCCACCACCTCGGACCTCAGAGTCCTGTGGTCAGTGGCACTGCTCTGCCCAAACTGGGGAGCCCAGGCCACATCACCACATCCAACTTGCCACCTCAAATCAGCAGTATTATCCAGGGGCAGCTGGCGCGTCCCATGATATTTGAGAAGACTCTGGGTGTGGTAGCTGGAGTGGGGACAGCTGCCACAGCATCTTTCAGTATGCCTTCCACCATTCCTCCTTCCAGCCCTTCCCTCACTAACCTTCCCCAAGGCATCCCCAATCCCCCCCTCACGCCTACCGGCATGAGCATGGGCTCCATCAAGAAACAGATTCCCAAAAAGCTGGAGGAGATTGCACCCTCCAACCCAGAAGTGGCCCAGCTGAGGAAGCAGTGTCTGGAGCACCACAATAAGAAGATGGAGGGTCTGAAGGAGGTCTTCAAAGACTACCTGATTGAGCTGTTCTTCCTCCAGCACCTCCAGGGGAACATGATGGACTATTTGGCTTTCAAGAAGAAACCCTGCGTCCCGCTTTTCACTTACCTGAGGCAGAACGACCTGGACCTTGAGGAGGAATCGGAAGAGGAGGAGCAGTCTGAGGTCATCAATGACGAG GTCAAGGTTGTCACTGGAAAGGATGGACAGGCGGGGACACCAGTTGCCATAGCTACACAGCTTCCACCCAATGTTTCAGCAGCATTCTCTTCCCAGCAGCAGTTTCAG GTGCACCTGGGAGCATCTGGCAGCATGACAAACCCAGGGGACATGGATGCCTTTAAGAGGCAACAGGCAATGGCACACGCAG ATCAGGCTAAGAGGTCCCGGATTGAAGTTGGTCGCCATGGAATGATTTTCCAGCATCCTGGTGTTTTAGGATCACCTGGCGTTCCACTCCAGCAGCTTATGCCGACAGCGCAAG GCGGGATGCCCCCCAACCCACAGTCGGTTCAGATCCCCGGGCAGAAGCAGAACCAGCCTCTCTATGACCCGTCTAAAGGGCCTCCGGTGCAGAACGCTGCCAGCCTGCACACCCCTCCCCCCCAACTGCCAGGTCGCCTCCCACAGGGCGCCCTCCCCATGGCAGGCCTGCCCAtggctctctctcagcagtcacaGCTGGTGGAGAGCTCAGCCCAGGCCGCCAACCTGCTTCAGGCCCAGGTGAAGGTGCACGGCCCCATCATGGCTCCAGTAAACCACCACACACAGCTCCAGCAGCAGATGCAGTCTGGCCTTCACCTCCAGATGCAGGCTCAGCAGCTACAGCAGCCTCAGCCCTTGCTGCAGCCAGGACAGGCG ACTGTGGCTCTTGCTCGTCCTGGAGCAGAGTCCAACCAACCTGGCCAAAGAATGATGATCAACTCCCTGTCTAACCCCTCCATGTCTCCTGCCCCCCTCAATGTCCCCAACTCACTCCCCTCCCCCCACACCATTGGCCCCCTCCGCCATCCTGAGTCCAACATCACCCCTGCCACACAGTCCAAACTGGCCGGGCCCAACAGCACCTCCACTATCAAAATGGGTGGTTTTGGTCAGGGCTCAGGTATGCAGTCATCAGAAGGGAGCTCACAGGACAAACAAGCTGAGCAGACCAAATTG GAGAGCCAGGTGCACCAGCGTATCTCTGAGTTGAGGAAAGAGGGCCAGTGGTCAGCCAGTAGGCTGCCCAAGCTCATGGAGTCCTCTCGGCCCAAGTCCCACTGGGACTACCTACTGGAGGAGATGCAGTGGATGGCAGCTGACTTTGCCCAGGAAAGGAGGTGGAAGATGGCTGCTGCCAAGAAG CTGGTTCGCACCTGTTCCCGTTACCATGACGAGCAGAAGAAAATGGAAGCGAAGTTCAAGAAAGAGGGAGAACTGCGGCTTCGTCACATTGCTAGCACCATCGCCAGAGAGGTGGAGTTCTTCTGGTCCAACATTGAGCAG GTTGTGGAAATAAAACTACAGTTTGAGATTTATGAGAAGAGACTGAAAATGCTCAGCCTGCAGAGAGCATCGAGTAAGG GACAAGATGTTAAACCTACTCAGTCGACAGCAGATAAAGCTGAAAAGGAC GAACCCACTATGTCATCAAGGAAGCGAAGGTCCAGCACTTCATTGGCTGAAGAAG TTCAGGATGAGGAGAGCACCATAGAGGAGCAGGAAGCCATGGAGGTGACAGCTGATCAGAGGGCAGAGTTGGCCGATCTGGCTAAAGATG CTGAGATGCCTCTGGGTGCGTTGGTGAAGCAGTATGCTGGTGCCTACACTGACAACTTTGACTGGCCCCAGTCTGCCCCACCGAGTGATGAGGAGGACCGGGATGAGACTGAAG ATATGGAGTCCTCTCTGGACAGCCCCTCCGAGGCTGTAGTGATAGACTCTCTGCTCAGTGTGGACCAGTATCGAGGTTCTGACAAGGCCTGTCCTCCTGGTACTGACGGGAAGCCTAAGAAGGACATAGCAGAGGTGGCAGCCGCCACAGAACTCATCCTACCCAAGGGCAGTGCCAGGACCACCTCTTCT GTCCGCAGCCAGGCTCCTTTCCTGCTGCACGGATCACTGCGTGAGTACCAGCAGATCGGAGTGGACTGGCTAGCCAGCCTCCACAAGAAACACCTCAACGGCATCCTAGCAGACGAGACTGCACTGGGCAAGACCGTGCAGATTGTGGCCTACCTGGCCCATCTGGCCTGTCAAGAGG gtATCTGGGGCCCCCACCTAGTTGTGGTGAGGACGTGTAAGATGCTGAGCTGGGAGATGGAGTTTAAACGCTGGTGTCCTGGCCTCAAGATCCTCCTCTACCTTGGCAACAAACATGAATGCAGAGCAAAGAGAAGG TGGTGGGCGGAGGCCAATAGCTTCCATGTGTGTGTGACGTCCTACAAGCTGCTGCTAAAGGACCAGAGCCACTTCCTGAGAAGGAGCTGGAAACACTTGGTCCTGGATGAGGTGCAGCTCATTAAGAACATGTCTGAGAAACACTGGGAAACCATCTTTGCTCTCAAGAG TCAGCAGAGGATCCTCCTGATCAACACTCCACTACACAACACACTGAAGGAGCTGTGGACCATGATCCACTTCCTCCTGCCAGGCATCACCAGACCCTACACAGACTTCCCAGTCAAGCCAGGCACAGACCAGAACCAGGACTACTGCCACAAACTGGTCATTCGCCTACACAGG atgatcCAACCCTTCATTCTGAGGCGCTGTAAGAGGGACGTGGAGAAGCAGCTACCTAAGAAGTATGAACACATCCTCAAGTGTCGCCTGTCCAGCAGACAGAGGAGCATGTATGAAGATATCCTCACTCAGCCAGG AGCCCAGGAGGCGTTGAAGCCGGGTCATTTTGTGAGTGTGCTGCAGGTGCTGCTGCAGCTGCAGAGGATCTGTAACCACCCAGACCTGGTAAACATCAGGGAGACCAGCAGCTCCTACGTGTGTTCCTCTCTGCAGTACAACACCCCTTCCCTGGTGCTGGGAGCCCTGCAGGAGGACCAACGCACG AGCCTGGACCGGTCCCTGTTTGACCTGGTCAGTAATGAGAACAGACTGACGCGCTACGAGACGGAGGAGGTTCTACCCAAACTCAAAGTCACCCGTCAGCTGATCGAGGAGATCCACAGTGCCCCGGACCCACCGGCCAGGCCCAAGCCCTGCAAGATCAAACCCATGAG GTTGTTCCAGCCAGTGCAGTATGGTACCAAGCCAGAGGGTCGTCTAGTGCCCATGACTAGTACTGTGGGTCAGCAGCGTCCTCCAGCCACCACTACCCCCGACACCTCCACGGCCCCTCAGTCAGCCCAGACCAGGGGCAAGTCCCctgtcaccaccactaccaccacacagg GTGGAGATGTGGTGAAAATAGCCCAGCTGGCGTCCATAGCAGGCAGTCAGAACCGGATCTCCCAGCCTGAGACCCCCGTCACGCTGCAGTTCCAGGGCAACAAGTTCACCCTGTCCCCCAGCCAGCTCCGACAGCTCACCACAGGGCAGCCCTTGCAGCTCCAAGGTACACTCG GTAACATCCTGCAGATAGTGTCGGCCCCCGGTCAGCAGATCCTCCGGCCTCAGGGCTCCATGCTCATGCAGACGGTACCTCAGGCTGTACCCGtctccaactcctcctccacaccTGGCACCCTGTCCCCAGCCACCCCAACCCACCAAG TTTCAGCCACAGGGGTGAGCGTCAAGCCAGCTCCTGCTGCTCCTATTGCCCCTCAG GAGTCGTCAGAGGAGAGGAGTCATCTGCTGAAGGAGCGTCTGAACCGCCTGTTCAGTTCCAATGAGCGGCGCTATGGCCGCAGTGTCCTGTACGGAGCTGACCTGCTCCAAGCCTGCTCTGTGACCCCAGGGGCTCCTCACTCTGCCCTGAGCCCCAGGGGCTGGAGGTGGGTGGGCAGGGACAGCTGCCTCAGGGCCCAGAGGACCCCTGTGGCCACCACCACACACCTCCAGTCTGCCCTGCTCTCCTCCACACACCGCCAGGACGCCGGCAGCCACCTAGTCAGCAG gttATCATGTGTTGTCCCTGTCGCAGTAGCTCCTCCCCCTCACCTGTATGCAGCCAATCCCCCAGCTCCCTACAGCCTGGAGCAGAAGTCGATCAGTCGCAGGCTCCAGGAGGCTGCCGCCCCCCACAGCACAGACATCCACCGCCTGGCCTCTGGACACCAGCTCCAGTTCCCTGACCTGCAGCTCATGCAGATGGACTCAG GTAAACTTGAGGCCCTGGCCATTCTGCTCCAGAAGCTGAGGTCGGAGAATCATCGAGTCCTCATCTTCACACAGATGGTGAAGATGCTGGACATCCTGGAGGCCTTCCTGGACCACCGGCAGCTCACATACATCCGCGTGGACGAGAGCCTGACCACAGAGGAACGCCAG GAGCATATGAAGACCTTCAACAGGAACAGACAGGTGTTCTGCAGCATTCTGACCAACCGCTGCTGCTCGGCCGTGGGGACCGTGTTCGATGCAGACACCATTATATTCTACGACACAGACCTCAACCCCAGCATGGACGCCCGCACCCAGGAGTGGTGCGACAAGATCGGACGCTTCAAGGACATCCACATCTATAG ACTGGAGAGTGCGAACTCCATTGAAGAGAAGCTGCTGAAGAACGGCACCAAGGATCTGATCAGAGAGGTGGCTGCCCAGGGGACTGACTACACCCTGGCATTCCTCACACAG CGGACCATCCAGGACCTGTTTGAGGTGGAGGCCGGCTCTGGGGAGAAGGTTGAGGAGTTTGTGGTTCTGCACCAGGAGCCGTCTCCCTCTGAGGCAATCTCTCCCCGCGTGGCCAGGCCCTACATCCAGGCCCTTCACAGCATCAGCCTGGATGCCCCACCACCAGagtggcaggaggaggagggtcagGAGGAGTACCTGGAGAAAGAGACACAAGTCAAAGAAGAGCCCTCTCAGCTGGAGGAGCTCAGTGCTGTCATGGACCAG CTAACGCCGATAGAAAAATATGCCCTGCAATACCTGGAGTATCTTCATGTCAGTGAAGACGAACATGTTGCCAAG GAGCGACTGTTGTGTGCAAAGAGAAGCTGGGAGATGCAGCACCTTCAGAAACTGAAGGCTGAAGACTCCGAGAGGATGATCATTGAGGACGAGGAGAACCTGTTCACCTACACCAGAGAGGATGCTTACAACATG GAGTATGTGTTTGATGGAGAAGATGGCCAAACAGAAATCATGCCG CTGTGGACTCCACCTACCCCACCGCAGGATGACAATGACATCTATATCGACTCTGTCATCTGTCTGATGTACGACTCTGCTCCCATGCCGGAGTCCAAACTGCCTCCTGTTTACATCCGCAAGGAGCACAAGAGACTCAAGATGGACCCCTCGG CAggcaggaagaagaagaagggtcATGGGGAGACAGTGATTCCTCCTCGCTCCCTCTTTGAGAAGGCCAGCATGCTCAAGGTCCGCCGCGAGGGCAAGGACCAAAAGAAGAACTTCTCCCTGAAGCAGCAGGCGCCCTTCGCCAAGCCTCTGCCCTCGCTGGTCAAACCTGCCATGGAGGCCGGTCAGGACAACCCAGAGTGGCTCATCAGTGAAGACTGGGCCCTGCTACAG GCTTTGAAGCAGCTCCTGGAGCTCCCTCTGAACCTAACCATCATGTCTCCGGCCCACACGCCCAACTGGGACCTCGTCAGCGACGTGGTCAACTCCTGCAGCCGGATCTACCGCTCGCCCAAGCAGTGTCGCAACCGCTACGAGAACGTCATCATCCCCCGGGAGGAGGGCAAG TTGGTGTATGAGGCAAACCCCAAGAAGAAAACCAAGAGCATATACAAG TCTAAGAACAGCCGGCCGCTGCGGACCTGTCAGATCTACACCCAGGATGGCAACGCTACACACATCCAGCTCTACAACAGCCGCTTTGAGCTCATGAAGATCATCGCCAACAAGAGGAGTCCCCCCATTAAACCCCT TCTGGGGATGAACCCATTCCAGAAGAACCCCAAACATGCTTCCGTCCTGGCAGAAAGTGGGATCGGCTACGACAAGCCCCTCCCTCCCATTCAGGTGGCATCACAACGTGCTGAGAGGATTGCCAAGGAGAAGAAG GCCCTAGCAGAGCAGCAAAGGACTCAGCAGCTAGCTCAGCAGGCTGGAGCCCCCCAGGCCGTGGCCGGTGCTGCCCAACCTCAGGCTGGGGCTCCCGCTGTAGGCCAAGCCCAGGCCCCGGGAGTCCCCCAGGCCCCTGCAGCGACTGGAGCTACCGCTGTACCCAACACCACTGTCCTG GCTGGAGCCATTAAGAATGCTGCTGGGGGGACGACCATTCAAACTG GCACCGTAGCGGGGAACGTGATTGTGAACACAGTGGCTGGAATGCCTCCAAGTCCGTTCCAGGCCAACAAACGGCTGGCATCACCAGGTCAAGTCATACCAGGCACCCTGTCT CCTGCCGGTGCAGCAGCAGCCCAGGTGGTCCACTCCCAGCAGAGAGCCGTACCTGCCGCTGCCACCCCTGGAGAGGTGATCGCCATAGCTACGGGTCAGGGTGTCAGGGCCGTTACCCCGGTGACTGCCTCTGCGGTGGTGTCCACCACTCTGACCCCAGTGCAGTCTCAGACCCGCTCCCTGGTCACTCAGGTCACACCAG CCACAGGCATGCAGCTGCCCCAGGGGAAGCCCATCACCCAGGCGCACCTCCACATGCTCCGCCAGCAGCAGctccagcagcaacaacagcaggcTTCCTCTCCACAAGGCATTAAGGTTGTGGGCAAACCCCAG GAGCTGCTGAAGATGCACAAGCAGAAGATGCAGATGTCCCAGCAGCAGGTGGCAGTGGCAGCAGCCCAGGGCCAGCAGCAGGCAGGCCAGCAGGCCTCCCAGGTCCAGCTGGCTAACCTCCAGGCAGCCCAGGCCAACCCACAGCTAGCTGCTGTAGCTGCTGCTCCCAGAGCCGGGGCCGTGCTGGCTGGTTCCACCGTAGCCAACCTGCAGCTGGCCAGACTG ACCCGGGTGCCCACCCAGGGTCAGATCCAGGCCCAGCCAGGGCAGACGTCCCAGGTGACCCTCACTAAGCCCCCCGTAGTCTCTGTGCCCGCTATGGTCTCCTCCGCTGGCGTCACCACACTGCCCGTCTCTGTGGCTGGAATCAGTGTGGCCATTGGCCAGGCCCAGAAAACAG GTGGGCCGGTGTTGCCGCCCCCATTCCCCCAGATGCAGGTGCAGCAGCTGCTCCAGATGAAGAAGCAGCAGGCAGCCGTGCAGGCAGCAGCAGCCCAGCAGAAAGCAGTGGAGCCACAGCAAGGACCGGCCACTGTGCAGCAGAAG TTGGGCACCCAGCAGGTGACAGTGCAGGGTCCCCAGGCCACCCAGCAGCAGAAGGTCACCTATGCTGCCACCACCCAGCTCCAACCTGGCATCAAGACCCAGTTCTTCACTACCTCCATTGCCCAGGCTGGAAAACCAACTGGGGCCCAGCAAATCCAG GTGGCTAAGCTCCCCCAGATAGTGCAGGGGCAATCCAATGTGGCCAACATCCAGCAGATCGTATCATCTCCACAGCAG ATCCACCCCCAGACGGTGCCCTTGACCCAGACTGCGTCCTcagcccagccccagccccagatgaTTCCATCAGGCACATCCCAGGTGGTTCAGCAGAAGCTTCTCCAGCAGCAGGTGGTGACTGCAGTCGCCTCGCCTCAGATCCAGACCACCTCTCCTCACAGCCCAGCCCAGCAGGCCCAAGCGCCTGCTGCAGCCGAGTCCCCTGTACTGCAGCAGCCAGCCAAGGGCCAGGCTCGCGGAGGGGCCATGAGGGGCAAGAACCAGGCCAAGCCCAGCGGGGGCAGCAGCTAG